In Lolium rigidum isolate FL_2022 chromosome 7, APGP_CSIRO_Lrig_0.1, whole genome shotgun sequence, the DNA window GGCGAtgatgattcccgaggaaaagGCCCACATGATGTCTTATCGGCGTTGCGTCTTCTCCACGCGTCATCATCCTGCGTCAACCCCACGCAGAAGCATCCCGCCATTTCTCCACGGCTTGTCACCTCTATTTCCCGCGTTGCTGACACCTATAAAAATATGGCCCTTTCTTGGTCTCCTCCACACTCGTTGTCGTCgcactccacctccaccaccaactTCACGTGGAAGCCGTCACACTCACCCAACTTCATGTCGAAGCCGTCACACTCCACTACCACCTCTGCCCCGTTGTGTCGCCTCGCAACCTCGTATTCCATGGTGGGCCGCAACGGTCACACGtcggctccacctccacctccagccgAGCATGCGCCGCCTCATCCTGAGCCCAAGCTCGAACTTGACGATGACGACATCGTGGATTTCGTGGAGCTCGACACATAGTTTGAGGCCGTCTCTGAATGCAAGGCGGCATAGGATGAGGAGGCGGTGGAGTAGGACTGGAGTGAGAAGGAGGATTGGAACAACGGGCCAGAGTTGAAGGACCCAGAGGACGCGACCATCGTCGCATTGTACGAGTCGTTGTGGAATCTTGAAGACGCCGCTCGTAAATGCGAGAAGGTCGACGAGGCCATCGTCCACCGAATCGCCGAGATCTCTATCAACCCGGCAACCATGAAGGCTTTAGGGTGCCTCCACATGGCGGACGAGCGACAGAGGCTCTTTGAGCTTGATGCTTGAAGGAGCGCCGAGGATGCCGACCGCAGGGCGACGCGGGTGGCCTAGAATGAATCCTCCCACGAGTGGAGGGCTTGAGAGGCCATCATCCCAGGGCAGCTCCGCCAACACCGGCGGTGATGTTGCACCGCTAGATGAGCGAAGCAAGGGTGACGAGGCATGCACAGGAGCGGGCGGCGCAGAAGAATGACGACGAGGACGGGTTGTCGCATGTCCCGACCGACGACGAGTAGGCAAGGTTAAGTTTACACTTAGCCATTTTCCATTCAACTTTGTAAAATATAATGAAATTtgaataaaaagaataatttccatTTTTTTGTACACCCTGTTTGGGATGCGGCTGGGAATGGCCATCCCGCCCGAACATGGCACCACGCCGTGACGTGCTCCAAACAATCGATCCAATGCTTCTATTGAACGTCGTTTGAGGGAAGCGACTAGTGATGCTGTAAGAGTACAAGGACAAGACACAACCAGGCGCGGACCTAAGTGTATACCCCAGTCAATTTTTTGAATCCTTATTATATTTGCTAAATTTTGAATGAAAGATTTTGCAAATTTATACAATAAATGCCCCAGTCACTTTATTTGTCACCACTCCTAATTTCTTATGGGTCCCCCATTGGACACAACATGTGTCTTTGAGGATGCACTAGAAACATCAGAGTGATGTTTTCCGAGAGAATCAACGGAGGACTAGTCACATAAGATTGAACAATCTTGATTACGCCCAAACATATGATACACATATCAACATATCACTAGAAGACGACGAGGAAGTGCATGCGCACATCATATATTTCAAAAAAGAAACTGCATTGATGGTATTCATGAATGATAGCGTCCTTGCGACATTAGATGATTGAGAGGATGAGAAACTAGTGTGGCTCAGAAGGTTTCGTTAATATCACCTTCCCATGTTTCCACAAGTGGCTAAGTATATACTCAAGGGATTTCCCAGAAGAAAATATATGCTCaaggtaggtgcaccaccctgggCCCAAACTTGTCTCGGCTTGGCCTTAATGAGATTACCGATTCTGCCAGGAAAGGCATCTTGGGGCTAAGTAACTAGAAGACATTATGTGGACACATGGTTGTCTTCATGGGTTTTGGTCTTGAGGGTAGTCTAACCGGTAGACCTTACTTGGTCTTCATGAACTATCTTGGCCCAAACATTAAAGATGCTGGATTTTGAAGGATGTATTTTGACCAGATTTACCACTGAAGGATGTATCTCCTAAACATCAAACAGATGTCTTGTCATATATCCTCGCCAACAAGAAGGACTGATCGCTAGCACCTCTTCCTACATACCGGTGCAGGTTATTCTAGTTGTTATTATTGTGTGTCTCAACCCGTGGGAGAAACTGAATTCGAATCCAACTTTCTTTCCCATACCAATCTAAATACGAAGTGGAATCAAACAACTAGCATCCTCCTCTCTTCGTTGCTAATACTGGCTGCTCCTTGCGGAGGTGCCACAACCGCCGTCACTAAATGACCATATCGTCGATTTCATTGGCTACGATTTCGAAGGCAGGTGTTTTTCAAGTTAGGTGGCCCTTACTTTTTCATTTGCGTGAATTTTgtacacaatttttttttgtctgTATATGTGAATCAACTACAACCTTCTTGGGAGATGAGTATTACACAAGTTATATCAAATGTCTTTATACACTAAACTTTTATACTTATGTAAGATGTACATTGTTTTTCAGAAATAGTACTTAGTTGTAAtgattaaaaatataaaaataagtcTTGTTGTCATCTTTTTTATAAGTTGCAATTATACCAATGAAAATATTATTTGTATCTGTTCCTAAGTTTAGACCATATTTCGTAAGAAAGTTGCATTTTTTTCCAGTTTTGTTGGTATATTAAGTGGATATGCCCACCAAATTCACTTAAATAGGATTATTTATTTGGAAAAATCACATATCCATACAGATAAAATGTGACATCTGTATCAATAGTATATATGTATAATTTTGTGTCTGCTCATTTAATTTAAAATCCATAATGTTGGTAGACATTTCTAAAGGGTATGGTTGGCAATATATTGGTGATGAATCTGGTGCATGATTAGATATAATAAAAAAGAAGAATCTAGAGTATATAAGGTGCTTATGAGGAGATTATCGATGAACCATTTGCATGATGATTTGCTATGCTTCTATTGGTTAAATGGTTCTTACATATTCCACCGCATGCAAATAATCAGTTCTTATGCTCAAGTGGCACCAATGGAAGCtattgatcacataaagcatCAAATTGTGATTTAGTGGTAAATTAATTTGATTTTTCGGAAACTCTTAATTTATTAAACACGGTATCACTATATGATGGAACCAATCTACATGCATACCAATTTATTACAACTTCAAGTGCAAAGTGACGTAGTAAGGGTGCCTTCCCTATAAGAGTGATTCGAGGGTTTATATAGAATTACACCGTTCTTTCCTCTTCAAACAACCTACAAAACACAAATAATGTTGCATTGTGTCTTCAACTCCACCAAATGGTTATCAAGTACTACAAGATTTCATATTAGAATTGGAAACATATATAgtataataaataaagtaaatgttcAGGAAGTAATGTAAACAAAATACAGTATAAaagcaaacagagcttggctctggtggttaggtcccttgtggtggaaccagcccacccaggttcaagtcctagacttgacatgggtgtttgcatttacctggatttattccaggatttaaccggcgctatgctttcggtggtaggtgacgtgcccgtcaacagcgaggcgccagtggtgacttcgtcaacctcaagatatgccggctcagttcctcggaggtgctcataggggtagggtgtgcgtgcgtgcgttcataggggtgtttgtacgtgcgtgtttgtgagcgtctgcgttgtactgttttcaaaaaaaaaaaatacagtatAAAAGTTAAACTAAATGCTACATAAAAGTAAATGTTATGGTGATCGTATTAGAATTGAAGCCAGTGTTGACACCCGTGTCTCCGGCGGAGAAATGTGACCGCCATAGCTCGTGCGCGGCGGGGAGGAACGTGTGCCTGACGTGGGGCTGCTGCCAGGCCAAGGGCACCACCAGCTGCACGGACCGCTCCGTGTGCTGCCCGTCGGATTACCCGGTCTGCAACACTGGGATCCGCACCTGCGCCAAGAGCAACGGCAGCCCATACACCATGGAGGCGCTGCCCAGGACTCCGGTGACGCGACAGTGGACGTCGATCCCAGAGCTAGTTGATTTAATATTTTTATTCTAGGTGTTTTAGTTGTCTGTTCTATTTAGCGACTAATCTAGGAATCCTTGGAATTAAGCATCGTTTTTCTCTTTGATTTTATCTACGAACTGTGATCTTGTAAATGTTTCGATAAACTTTATTATTCTAGAATCTAGACACGCCGAAGAGCTTAAGATCACGGCTATAGTAAATTTTCAGCTAAATTGGACGTAAACCCAATGCCACTCTCTTTAGTGAACAGAACACATTACTACCATGAAAGATGTCTTGAATTAGTCTAGACACTAAATATTATTtacatatatttaaatttagataaagttaagaCATATTTAATAGACGGAGCAAGTAGTTTATAATTAACTGACAAGGCCACGTATGAATTGCAGGTTTGGTTGCCCATATTTTTGGTTGAGCATAGCAAATTTTGATTTAAAATAAGGCTAGAGACTGCGTAAACACGGAGAGAGTATATCTCAGACTAGCGCCGGGATCTTGCAACGCTTTATCTTCATGAACTCATGAGGAACAGGACTAGAGCTCGCATTTGTTGTTCACGGTCGTTAAACTGGATCCCGGCCAGCTGCAGGTTCTGTTATATGTATGCGCTTAGATAGATAAATAAGTAATTCATGGGCACTCTACAGCCAAGGAGATCTCAGATCAAAGAGGAGACCACCGTACGAAACCCTAATCAAACCAGCTGCTCTGAGGCATGACGCCCAAGAAGCTTCCTCCGGAGTCCCTCCCCAGGCGAAGTCCCTCCGGCGGCGGATTCCAGCCGATCACGATCCACGTCCGTATCAACAGGGACAGGAGCTACCTCCCGAGGCATCTTCCGGTCACGGGTGGGCCGTTCCGAGACTTCCGGGATCTCGAAGACGCAGTTCGTGCATTCTACGCTGGCATCTACCTCTCCTGGCATCGCCGGAGGCGACCCCTTGTTCCGCCGCCTCCTTCGACGTACCAACGGCACCAATCCTCTAGCTAAAACCTAAAATCGACTGATTACTTCACTCGTCGATCAATAAAATCGATTTGTTACTTTACTGATCGaacaaaaaaaatgttttttGATTGCTTCTCCAGCGACAGCATATTCGAGTTCAGGTACGTGGTGGAGCATGTGCCTCGGCGGCCTACACAATCTCCGACGCAAAGGTTGGAAGAATCTGCAGACCTAAAGGAGTCGCCAAACACCGCAACGTTGGAGGAGAAATCTTCCGGCAGCAGTGCCACtgccacttcctcctcctcctctcggcagTCAGATCAGGACACCATTATGGCCTCGCCGCCATCAGGCTCGTCACGCATTTGGGGCCAAGTACGGCATGACTGGGGATTCGAATATTACATCAGGGTCGATCTCGGGGGATGTTTCCACACATATCCTCACACCGGCGGGCGATTTCAGAGTTCAGAGGAAGCAGAGAGCGCCATGGATCGCTATTTCCACGAGCGTCGGGATCCAACACTGTAAAGTTCCTCCACTCTGCTCTTGATAGATTTTGCATCACTTATTTCCCCTTGCTCTGTGTGCGAACCTGCAGATGATTTTTATTCAAACAGGGTTTACTTAAATAGCCACATGCGTCTATGATGTATGTAGCCAACCTTGTAGGGATGTAGGCCACAAAAGATAAGCACACGAGTGTAGGGATACTAAGAACAAAATTACCCTTAAGTTAGATTCTGGATAATCTTGCAAGGTGGTTTACAATAATTTGCATATTCCTCTTTCTGTGCTACCTCAAGTTAGTGGAACGTGAAACTGCATTGGCGAGAAACCTGCTGAAATTGTGTCAAAAAAATAGCTGTTACCACTTTTCATATTTTTGTTCAGACATTAATTTGTACATTTGATTAGCACTTAACCCTACATGGATCTGTTTCCGCTAATCGTGATAGCCAGAATGTTAAGCTCTATTCACCGATCAAAATACTGTGCAATCTGAAACCAAAGAAGGAATAGTTTTTCTTCTTCTAAGAATTACGGACCGGGAACAGGCATGTAAACAGTCCTTTTGTTCTGTTTTTGTTGACTAATAGCATGTTTCAGCAACCTTCTATGCAAACTAGCTAGTTCTTCGTAGCCCTACTGATAACACCTATATAGTCCTTATATAACTTGATATTCTCCTCTCTCAGAGAATACAAGCTACTAACCATGTACTATGCTCCGATATATATTAGGTTAGTGAACCAAGGTGCGGTTCCTTCAGTTGAGATGGCCATAGAACAAGCTCTTTACTGGCCTGACGGCAGAAGGAAGAAGCGTTCTAAATCGCTTGTGGCTGACCAAACCGGTAGTCAGGTCCACCGGTTAGTAGAAGCTTTGGTGGACAAGCATAATGAGGATCACAATCTTCTCGGGGTTCGGTCTCTTTCTTTCTCCTGCTACAAGGATTGACCTATGTCTTATTGTTTTATCCATGCAAGAATTCTTGTTCTGCCCATGTTTCTTATCGTAGGATCTTGCATATGAACTCAAAGATGTTGTGCACTACCGAAATTTTTGTGAGAAGCGTACTTGGTTCTATCATCTCAATTTCACCATGACTAAAGTAGCATATGATTTCAATTGTGGCAACGAGAACAATCTATTCTTTGCGGAACTCAAATGTGTGCAGCAAGGAAAGCAAGAAGAATTGTTGGTCAGTTGTTTCTGCATGGTTAGTCCTACGAAAAATGGTATGTTGGACCCTTCCCTTGGATCAAGTGTTGTAAAAGTACATTTTTGTGGGTGGCACAAACTTGAGCTTATGCATAGCAATCTTATACCTTCTGTTAGTTTGTCAGAAATTATTTTATAGTATGTTGGTTCCTGGTTGGTTACTTACTCTGCAGTTAACTTTATTTTTTTGTGGATGAAGGTCTCTGCTATGGTTGCACCAACAATGGAAGTGTCAACATGAAGCACCCAAACAGTGTAGATGAATACATCGGTGGCCACTTGGACGTGCGCTCACCATTCGGATGTCACGCAGAGTGGAGCGACTCCGATGATGATGTAGGATCCGTCGATCCTCTTAAAACTTTTGCTGCTTACTTGCTAACCACATGTGTAAAATGCGCCCTCTTTTACAGGTGGAAGCCAAGAAGAAGGAGCTGAGACGTTTGTTCACGGTACTGGCATATGTTTGGTGTTATACTGTTTCTACAAATATTAACACGATCCTGGTTACTTCATATTGCCCGTAAACCATTGCTCGTGTGTATCGGTATGTGCAGGgaagtgagagcatctccactcgtccccccgaacaggcccccggcgagcgttttttccatccggacggcgtaattcggtccagtcgcgcccccggttcctcgttttcgtccggatttgggcctaaatccatccggcgatcccacgccatccccggccccccggggagcgctcggggactccggacgaaacgaaagcgcgcgaaacggcgagaaacttcccgcgcgtctggtggccccaacttgtctggcgagagaaaccgatcgtcgtcctcatcgcatcgtcttccgcgcgctgtaaaagcctgccgccggtctgcattcgccggccacgcggcgagttaatgtcgtcgtcttccgcgcgcactaaaggctgccgccggtcagctcgccgcggacacgTCGCAATCcgcgcggcatttaatccccgcgccagccacgcctatatacgccggtccgatcaccgcaaggcgtaccccgtgctccactctcctccactctccctctactcccaagatggcgttctacgacgacgacggcgcagccaacaacggcttccccgccggtcgctccacgcgtgggaggggcacctcctccaccaggcggggtacccctgcccgccggacacgaggcctcccggaggcggctggcggctaagtgctggcggcgttccaatcccgccaccgccgcgggtccatgccctcgacgtcgccatcgaggaggcgaggatgacgatgaccgatgaggagcgcgccgagccacgccaccaccccgacaactacacggcgtggaactcgtacttcctccggcggtgggagcgggagctggcggcctacgacggcccgccgcctccgcctacgcgcaacaacgccgcgggccgccgacggtggtggagcgcgccgggccggacactcgaggccgtcctcgagcacatcgagggcggcaacttccggtgctcacgatgcccctccatcgagggcatcggctagCCGCCGCcgggaaacgtctggcagccacggcgcatggctgccagctcgtcggtcttcggatcggcgccgaggtcatccttggcgccggtgaagagggaggaggcgacgtcgccttcgacgccggtgcgtgtcaagaaggagccggcgtctccgccggcgaccgcagggcgcagcagccggcgccctcgtcatccgagaacgagccttccgcgccgcagagcggccggaagaagacaaagaaagaggccgccgcaagccagcCTCGCCGAGgacgaggcgaagcgcgcggaggacgccgcgatggcggaggcgatcgccgtgtcgctgcacgacatggaggaggagaagcgcgccgaCGACGCCGCATCGGACCGGGCCAGGGCGCgaccgggagcgcgaggaggcggagcagcggcggcggccgccggacccggccgccgcacgccgactcgccgcccgcgccgctccaaccgccaacgacgatgtcgcgcggtgaccgccgtcctcgcgacacctccatccggcgtcggctgtccccgtcgtcgacctcgagtcctccgacgacgaccggtacaagccatccccggggtgggagACGCCGGCCGTGGCAGCAGCAGCCgagccgcgcagccgaaggccaacgacgacggctccgacgacgacggcggcgactacacggtgttctaccgccatttcggcatgtagagcgccgtgttttaaaattagcgtttgaatttcctagccgaattcgaaatatagtcgaattcggcctctatgtatgaactcctcccgtaatgtaataaatatcattaaatttagtctatattcacccgtttttagccgtagtttgtcaagtttccgtttttaaattcgcatcgtcgacttcgcctgggcacgcggctgggaaactactactccccacgccaaatcttcctccaatccggacgaaaatttcgccggatttaggcgtggggagcgccaacgagtggggatgctctgatGATCCAAATGTGAAGACGATCTTGTGGATGCATCCGGATGAAGTTTTGCTGGAAGAAGACTGAGAGTGGCATCATGACCCAACCCGAGCTCAAGATCCAAGTAGTTCAGTACTTCAGTTTGCTCTTTCCTGTTTTGCTAAGACACCAAGATGATAAAGACGGTTTCACTCGAGATGGACAAGCTTGTAGCTACACATACTTTTTCACGTTGTTGATATGTTTGCAAGTTTGGGTGTAGCTGATCTTATTGTAAATAAAAACTTGGATTTATGTCTGGCTCAGATTTGAACGGTTTGGAAAGATGATATTCATAGGCAATAATATTCCTTTCAATGATCTATCTAGCCAAGCAACAGTGATATCGTAAGGCTTTGCTTCGGCTGAATTGTTCAgttaaatcaaaaaaaaaaaagtgatgcCTGACAGTAACCATCCATGTATAGCCAAAGTCTTTGGATGAAATCAGGAAAGCCCTTCGTATATGGAGTTAAGGACAGATGTACTCCAGGAGACATCACGACATCACTGTTACCGCTCATATGAAAGCAAAGGCAGTAAACGGTACGAACAGAGCACACAGCTTAATCTCTTGTAGTTAAAAGTTGAGATGAACAAGGATAATCACTAATTAGCTTGACAAATATTCTTGAGAACATTACAAATGGGAGCGAGATATGTACAACGACGACTTCATCTAAGATAAGTAGTAGTACTGAACTTAAGAACCAATTCTACAAAAGCCATGTCTAGTTCAAATTTTGAATAAAGGTTTGCGGTGCACAGAGGCAGAAAAGCTCCAGGCAGCCGCATCCTTCTATTCACCGCCGTCTCGACGAGTTCATGCGGTGATGCGCTTAGCGAGGGTGCGCTTCAAGGCCTTCACAGTCAGCGGGCTGTTCTTGCTCTGTTAAATCAAAACAGAAGAGGTTAGTTGATCCattatggttttccactcaaatctCAAGTAAAACGTAATATCTGCTGGGTAATTCAAGAAAAGCGCGGCACATAGCTCTCAGGTCAGTTCGATCATGCATATGACATGACTTCTCAAAACTGTCTACCTTGCATGAGATGAACACTAAATGCTGCAGAAAGAACAAACACAGTAAGGCAAAGTCATTACCGCTGAGCAAGTTCCAGCACGGATGTTGCAGACGGGGTAGTCCGGTGGGCAGCAGCTGGCATGGTCCTTGCAGCAGGTGGCGCCTTCAACCGGGCAGCAGCCCCATAACAGGCATTGGTTCCTGAAGCTGAACGCGCAGCAGCAGGTGCTGCCGGCCGGGCATGACTGGTTCTCGTCACAGACATGGTCAGGGGCAACTGGGGGAGGCGGTGTCGGTGGCGTGGGGGGTGTTGGAGATGGCTTGGGCGGGTTAGCACCATTCTTGGTAGGGTACGATGACATCATGGCAATCCCGCATTTCCCAGTGGTCACGTTGATGTTGCGCTCCATGCGGAGGTACCCAGCCTCTCCCCAGTTTGGACCCCATGAGTTGCGGACGATCCAGTAGTCCTTGCCGTTCTCAGTGCCATAGCCAACAGCAACCACACCATGGTCAAGTTGTGTGCCACACCTTCCACTGAAGACACCCTGTAATGTTGATCAAAGGGGACAGTTATCACCAGAATGAGCTAAACGTTGGATAAAAGTAAGCTGCTTGCTGCAGCAAGTTCACTTACCGACTGATAGAGCTGAAACTCTCGGCCACCAGCTTCGATGGCAACACTCACGGGCTGGTGAGCAACCGCCTTCTGCAACGATTTCTCATCATTTTCAGGGACATCTTCAAAGCCATCGATGCTCACCACCTTTGCATTTTTCTGAAAAATCAGATAAACCAGTTAGAACATCAGCAGCGAGAATCATCTGGATGCAGAGACAATATGAAGGAAGTAAAAAAAGAAATTACCCTGTTGATATCACATCTGCCGTCCAAGGCTTTGTAAGGGTAATCATCTTCAGTATCAACGCCACCGTTCTTTATGATGAAATCGAAGGCATCATCCATAAGCCCCCCATTGCAgccattgctctgcccattggtGTCACACTCCACAAGCTCCTGCTCAGATAATGTGACCAGCTCACCAGTGACAATTTGGTTGATGCTTTCTACTGAGctgattgcagaaaaggcccagcaACTTCCTGCACACGTCCACAAAAACAATCCATCAGTCAACATCAAAATAACTTGAAAACAATTACAATTACACAAACTAATCAGTTCCTAGGATCGCCCCAATCAGAGTTATACTCACTTATCCCATCTATAGGTGCCAAATATAACAGGAAGGGTGCACCAACCCCTCAAAACCAGTTTAACTACATCAATTTCCTGTCATGACATTGGTTTGCTCATATTCCCCATGGTCCAATATCAAGGGCAGGGGACATAATGAGTAGATCAGCACCATACCACATACTACTAACAGCATAATTACCATACAGAACAATCTGTACAGAGGCACTAAAAAGCTTAAAATAGTTGTGATTAAACATTGCGAGATCTTGTTAACCTAGTTGGTTGGTGGTATAAGTCACTCACGATGATCAGCTGGTCAGCAGTATACTTGACTGACAGATACACCAAATTACAATAATTTCAGTTACATGGAAACAAACAAAAATCAACCCAAAAAGGCGGCCACAAATCAGGAAAACAATTTTGGAGCGAAGCTCGGGTGTCTGGAAGCAAGGAAACCACACGGCGCAAGGCAGCTCCAGGAATCGCCTGCTATTAATTCCTCACCAAGTCAAAGCGGCGCGACTGGCAGCCATTGCTTCCTTCTTAAGGAAGGTATATGAAAAACAAACCAGCAATTAAACTATGCAACTAACCTAGCCCGTACGTGATTTTTTTTCAGCAACCCCCAGAATTCAATTTCATAGCACACCGGTTGCAGTGTTGCACCGCTACCATGATCGATTTGGGATCTATAAGAACTAGGGTAAAACTGACGCAGGCTAGATCCGATATTGCCGTTAACAGAGCAGGGGATCGATCGCATCTAATCTAATCTAGGCATGAAAAACTACTCAACAGCAAAATCGCTCGAGAGTGAGGAGAGATTGTTACTCACCGCATTGGCCCTGGTTcttgacggcggcgacggcgcccttCGCCCTCCAATCGACGGCCTCGGGCAGCTCCTCAACCCCATCGTGGCGATACCTCTCGCCCACCACGCGGCCCACCCTCTCAGCGGCGCCCTTCACCCCGAGGAACGCCGCCCGGAACTCGGCGTTGGTGAGATCCGCGAACCGGTTCATCCCGAGCCGGAACCCCTCCTGgcccgcggcggcgcgcgcgttGTGGGCGTCGACGAAGCGGAGGTTGTCCCAGAAGACGCGGAAGCGGTCGACGAGCGCGTTGGAGTTGCGCGGggggcccgagccgccgccgttcTCGGCGAGCCAGAGGTCGTAGACGGCCCGGGCCTCCGCCTCGGTGCGCTCCTCCAGGCCCCGCGTGCCGTGCGCCTCGTTGTAGGAGATGATCGACATgtccgcggcggaggcggcgagggcgGTGGCGGCCAGGAGGACGAGCAGCAgggccgccgcggcggcggcgcgtgccaTGGTGGCGGTGGAGAGGGGCGTCGCTCTCGCGAGAGGGACGAGATACTTTTTCGAGTTTTTTCTTGTTCGTGATTTCGATGGGTGTGTGTTGAGGGGTTGGGTGCGGGTCGGATTTATAGATGGGGGCTCGGTCGGTTTGGGGTCGGGGAAAAGAGTCCTGGGTGGGCAGGAAGGTGCGGTTTTGGTGTTGTTTTCTTAATTCTAATTCAAACTCGAATTATTTGTTTAAGCTGATTCTGATTCTAATCCTGCATGTCAGAAGAATCTAATCCTGACTATGCACGGCCTGTCTGTCTAGAATATTGGTCGGATCGGATAAGGACTCTGATCCACGGCCACATCACCATGGTCGATCGAGGCCGTGGATCAAGCGTGGACGGGGGAGATCTCTGCATTATCATTTGGTATTTTTTTGTATACTACGAGTAGCAaaaaagaacaaattaaaatataTCGTGTGTTTTTTCGCGAGACTATTTTTTACACATgtcataaaaatttcattttcatgaaacttggcgtgcacacatagaatgtcaagatgtatACACAAAATTtttgattgattttttttttgaagattcaAAATGATTTTCCTATGGCACAAGCAGATGCACCAAGATTAAAAGTAGATTTTAAAAAAGTACTTTCTCCGCACATAAAAAAGATGTTAGAGGTTTATTTAAATATAGATCTATACATTAAAAAGATCTAAATATATTTAATTTAGATAAACTTATGACCTATTTTTATATACTATAGACAGAGGTAATACTACTCCAACAGATATACCCGTATATTTGTGTATCACAGTGAACGTGAAGGCTG includes these proteins:
- the LOC124670893 gene encoding uncharacterized protein LOC124670893 encodes the protein MTPKKLPPESLPRRSPSGGGLQPITIHVRINADGSYLPRLVNQGAVPSVEMAIEQALYWPDGRRKKRSKSLVADQTGSQVHRLVEALVDKHNEDHNLLGDLAYELKDVVHYRNFCEKRTWFYHLNFTMTKVAYDFNCGNENNLFFAELKCVQQGKQEELLVSCFCMVSPTKNGLCYGCTNNGSVNMKHPNSVDEYIGGHLDVRSPFGCHAEWSDSDDDVEAKKKELRRK
- the LOC124672737 gene encoding oryzain beta chain-like, with product MARAAAAAALLLVLLAATALAASAADMSIISYNEAHGTRGLEERTEAEARAVYDLWLAENGGGSGPPRNSNALVDRFRVFWDNLRFVDAHNARAAAGQEGFRLGMNRFADLTNAEFRAAFLGVKGAAERVGRVVGERYRHDGVEELPEAVDWRAKGAVAAVKNQGQCGSCWAFSAISSVESINQIVTGELVTLSEQELVECDTNGQSNGCNGGLMDDAFDFIIKNGGVDTEDDYPYKALDGRCDINRKNAKVVSIDGFEDVPENDEKSLQKAVAHQPVSVAIEAGGREFQLYQSGVFSGRCGTQLDHGVVAVGYGTENGKDYWIVRNSWGPNWGEAGYLRMERNINVTTGKCGIAMMSSYPTKNGANPPKPSPTPPTPPTPPPPVAPDHVCDENQSCPAGSTCCCAFSFRNQCLLWGCCPVEGATCCKDHASCCPPDYPVCNIRAGTCSASKNSPLTVKALKRTLAKRITA